The following are encoded together in the Daphnia magna isolate NIES linkage group LG8, ASM2063170v1.1, whole genome shotgun sequence genome:
- the LOC116929798 gene encoding uncharacterized protein LOC116929798 codes for MSFFIEEIKVANRGKKLEPVRIQFSHCQSPLKTDALAAVKSGIYSDSLEKEEYVTICQVEEQCYMGSSKVQNQKENQSLYIALRNKVTNKVKLVEVAKVMLSPVIQYPPSTNPMLMEKEEGNDRKSKEEMARAFVHRFGMLKGQRMYDQAERLTVKAETVRANLENAAFNTAFQDSELVVPKSSDSYEIMLPPRNANATTALEVYQLENIIPSSDMIALEDVAKLLLTSETDSPMHNDNLTQFSVYFTDELTRVRRSNQDEEAKLRLLKALIYIEGLIKFSAIKRKTLSRGVVDESLPAGIPDSVKRSIKEQFSSRAESHWTLTKMDRDRTICHVIALALAIGNCSIDAEYFISSLKLDMDSVQTLIRVVGARLVKDKLLSVTKIVLAFPLALPPIKRGRAKSKKESY; via the exons ATGTCATTTTTTATTGAAGAAATTAAAGTGGCGAATCgaggaaaaaaattggaacCTGTGCGAA TTCAATTTTCACACTGTCAGAGCCCTTTGAAAACTGATGCTCTTGCTGCTGTAAAATCAGGAATTTATTCAGACAGTTTAGAGAAAGAGGAATATGTTACTATTTGCCAAGTTGAAGAACAATGTTACATGGGCAGTAGTAAAGtgcaaaatcaaaaagaaaaccagagTTTGTACATTGCACTGAGAAACAAAGTAACAAATAAG GTTAAACTAGTTGAGGTAGCAAAAGTAATGTTATCCCCTGTCATTCAATATCCTCCTTCTACAAATCCCATGTTGATGGAAAAAGAGGAGGGAAATGATAGGaagtctaaggaagaaatggCAAGAGCGTTTGTTCATCGTTTTGGAATGCTTAAAGGCCAAAGAATG TATGACCAAGCTGAGAGGCTAACTGTGAAGGCTGAAACAGTCAGAGCTAATCTTGAGAATGCTGCTTTTAACACAGCCTTTCAAGATAGTGAGTTAGTTGTCCCAAAAAGTTCTGACTCTTATGAAATTATGCTGCCACCAAGGAATGCCAATGCAACTACA GCTTTGGAAGTGTATCAGCTTGAAAACATTATTCCTTCCTCCGATATGATAGCTTTGGAAGATGTTGCAAAATTACTGTTGACTAGCGAAACGGATTCCCCTATGCACAACGATAACTTAACCCAGTTTTCCGTATATTTTACCGATGAGTTAACTCGTGTGAGACGCAGTAACCAAGACGAAGAAGCAAAATTGCGATTGTTGAAGGCTCTTATTTATATAGAGGGCCTTATAAAGTTTTCAGCaattaaaaggaaaacgcTTTCTCGCGGTGTTGTAGATGAAAGTCTACCAGCTGGTATACCAGACAGTGTGAAAAGAAGTATAAAAGAACAGTTTTCATCCAGAGCAGAGTCACACTG GACCCTAACAAAAATGGATCGAGACAGGACGATTTGCCATGTAATAG CACTTGCCCTTGCTATCGGTAATTGTAGCATTGACGCCGAATATTTCATTTCGAGCTTGAAACTCGACATGGACTC CGTCCAGACTTTGATTCGTGTTGTTGGCGCGCGTCTAGTGAAAGACAAACTGTTGTCAGTTACCAAGATAGTCCTCGCCTTTCCCTTGGCATTGCCTCCGATTAAGAGGGGCAGGGCGAAGTCAAAGAAAGAGTCGTATTAG